The following proteins come from a genomic window of Pseudomonas sp. J452:
- the arcD gene encoding arginine-ornithine antiporter has protein sequence MTDSSNKLKLGALVALVVGSMVGGGIFSLPQNIAASASAGATLIGWLITGVGMLTLAFVFQTLANRKPQLDGGVYVYAKAGFGDYMGFSSAWGYWISAWIGNVSYMVLLFSTLGYFFPVFGEGNTLPAIICASVLLWLLHFLVLRGIKEAAFINTVTTIAKMVPLALFIVIAAIAFKMDVFTGDFWGESNTELGSVMDQVRNMMLVTVWVFIGIEGASIFSARAEKRSDVGKATVIGFVGVLLLLVLVNLLSQGILAQAQLSGLKNPSMAGVLEHVVGPWGAMLISVGLIVSLAGALLSWTLLCAEIIFSSAKDHTMPEFLRKENVNHVPVNALWLSNGLIQLFLVITLFNDATYLKLLYLATSMILVPYFWSSAYAVLLAVRGETYENDAGQRNKDLLIALISTIYAVWLVYAAGVQYLLLSALLYAPGAILFAKAKRELGQPVFTNIEKVIFVVVLIGAGIAAYGLYDGFLSL, from the coding sequence ATGACGGACTCAAGCAACAAACTTAAACTCGGTGCTCTGGTCGCCCTGGTCGTCGGCTCCATGGTCGGTGGCGGGATCTTCTCGCTGCCGCAGAACATTGCCGCCAGCGCCAGTGCCGGCGCCACTCTGATCGGCTGGCTGATCACCGGCGTGGGCATGCTGACCCTGGCCTTCGTCTTCCAGACCCTGGCCAACCGCAAGCCGCAACTGGACGGCGGCGTGTATGTCTACGCCAAGGCCGGTTTTGGCGACTACATGGGCTTCTCCTCGGCCTGGGGCTACTGGATCAGCGCCTGGATCGGCAACGTCAGCTACATGGTGCTGCTGTTCTCCACCCTCGGTTACTTCTTCCCGGTATTCGGCGAGGGCAACACCCTGCCGGCCATCATCTGCGCCTCGGTACTGCTGTGGCTGCTGCACTTCCTGGTGCTGCGCGGGATCAAGGAAGCGGCGTTCATCAACACCGTCACCACCATCGCCAAGATGGTGCCGCTGGCGCTGTTCATCGTGATTGCCGCCATCGCCTTCAAGATGGACGTGTTCACCGGCGACTTCTGGGGTGAGAGCAATACCGAGCTGGGCAGCGTGATGGATCAGGTACGCAACATGATGCTGGTCACCGTCTGGGTATTCATCGGCATCGAAGGGGCGAGCATCTTCTCCGCCCGCGCCGAGAAACGCAGCGACGTCGGCAAGGCCACGGTGATCGGCTTCGTCGGCGTATTGTTGCTTCTGGTGCTGGTCAACCTGCTGTCCCAGGGCATCCTGGCCCAGGCCCAGCTGTCCGGGCTGAAGAACCCGTCGATGGCCGGCGTACTCGAGCATGTGGTCGGCCCGTGGGGCGCCATGCTGATCAGTGTCGGCCTGATCGTGTCCCTAGCCGGAGCCCTGCTGTCGTGGACCCTGCTGTGCGCGGAGATCATCTTCTCCTCGGCCAAGGACCACACCATGCCGGAGTTCCTGCGCAAGGAGAACGTCAACCATGTACCGGTCAATGCGCTGTGGCTGTCCAACGGCCTGATCCAGCTGTTCCTCGTCATCACCCTGTTCAACGACGCCACTTACCTCAAGCTGCTGTACCTGGCCACCTCGATGATCCTGGTGCCGTACTTCTGGTCCAGCGCCTACGCGGTGCTGCTGGCGGTGCGCGGCGAGACCTACGAGAACGATGCCGGTCAACGTAACAAGGATCTGCTGATCGCCCTGATCTCGACTATCTACGCGGTGTGGCTGGTGTATGCCGCGGGCGTGCAGTACCTGCTGCTCTCCGCACTGCTCTACGCGCCGGGTGCCATCCTGTTCGCCAAGGCCAAGCGCGAACTGGGCCAACCGGTGTTCACCAATATCGAAAAAGTGATCTTCGTTGTCGTCCTGATCGGCGCCGGCATTGCCGCCTACGGTCTCTACGACGGCTTCCTCAGCCTTTAA
- a CDS encoding DUF5064 family protein yields the protein MFKPGHLHRTTPLNMPNMPKFEIDVFYEVRRDAVEGMLMHFKVTGTIEGREFCEEFDMHRDTAFNFASLITKAVVKHGLSPNSSPIMRGHAEYDAMFKDIREQLGAKPGEPVDFDHLEKDGL from the coding sequence ATGTTTAAACCAGGTCATCTTCACCGCACTACACCACTCAATATGCCGAACATGCCGAAGTTCGAGATCGACGTGTTCTATGAGGTTCGCCGCGACGCGGTCGAAGGCATGCTGATGCACTTCAAAGTGACGGGCACCATCGAGGGCCGCGAGTTCTGCGAAGAGTTCGACATGCACCGCGATACCGCCTTCAACTTCGCCAGCCTGATCACCAAGGCAGTGGTCAAACACGGATTGTCACCCAACTCCAGCCCAATCATGCGCGGGCATGCCGAGTACGACGCCATGTTCAAGGACATCCGCGAGCAGCTTGGGGCGAAACCAGGCGAGCCGGTCGACTTCGACCACCTCGAGAAAGATGGCCTGTGA
- a CDS encoding DUF3302 domain-containing protein, whose amino-acid sequence MLDYVALGILIFVGIVLFYGVIVIHDIPYEIAVHRKHPQQDAILVAGWVSLFTLHVIWPFLWIWATLYREDRGWGFSTGESAQSPRLQALEQQVGAIQQRLDVLASSSAPSVVDAPAAPVAPTPQQEG is encoded by the coding sequence ATGCTGGACTACGTGGCACTGGGGATTCTGATTTTCGTCGGCATCGTGCTGTTCTATGGGGTGATCGTCATTCATGACATCCCCTACGAAATAGCCGTGCACCGCAAGCATCCGCAACAGGATGCGATTCTGGTGGCGGGCTGGGTCAGCCTGTTCACCCTGCATGTGATCTGGCCGTTCCTGTGGATCTGGGCAACCTTGTACCGGGAGGATCGCGGTTGGGGCTTTTCCACCGGCGAGTCTGCGCAGAGCCCGCGTCTGCAGGCGCTGGAGCAGCAGGTCGGGGCCATACAGCAGCGCCTCGATGTGCTTGCCAGTAGCAGCGCGCCGAGCGTGGTTGACGCCCCCGCGGCACCGGTTGCACCCACGCCGCAGCAGGAGGGCTGA
- a CDS encoding HlyD family secretion protein produces MDLLLILTYTAICVVIFKVFKIPLNKWTVPTAMLGGIVLIGSLIFLMNYNHPYSEVSRSYFVSTPIVPAVSGQVIEVPVQGNRLMEKGEVLFRIDPTPFENRVKSFKAQLVSARADQFRARELAKRNVGNRRDVDITTARVDDLQAQLNIAQFELDNTVVRAPSRGYVTQVTLRPGIYAVKMPLRPAMIFVPHEDYSYVAWMRQNSQLRLSTGDDAEIAFDGLPGQVFKARVKMVLPVIAEGQLQPSGNLMGFTGSPPAGRVPVVLEVIDPAFEPYRDLMPGGSYGQAALYTEHFHHVAVMRKILLRMSSWMNYFFPFH; encoded by the coding sequence ATGGATTTGTTGTTGATCCTGACCTACACCGCCATCTGCGTCGTCATCTTCAAGGTCTTCAAGATTCCGCTGAACAAGTGGACCGTGCCTACGGCCATGCTCGGTGGCATCGTGCTGATCGGCAGCCTGATCTTCCTGATGAACTACAACCATCCCTATTCGGAAGTGTCGCGCAGCTACTTCGTCAGCACGCCGATCGTGCCGGCAGTCAGCGGCCAGGTGATCGAGGTGCCGGTGCAGGGCAACCGGCTCATGGAAAAGGGCGAGGTGCTGTTCCGCATCGACCCGACACCGTTCGAAAATCGGGTGAAGTCGTTCAAGGCGCAACTGGTTTCGGCCAGGGCCGATCAGTTCCGCGCCCGCGAGCTGGCCAAGCGCAATGTGGGTAATCGGCGTGATGTCGATATAACCACGGCGCGGGTCGATGACCTGCAGGCGCAGCTCAATATCGCTCAGTTCGAACTGGACAATACGGTGGTGCGGGCGCCCTCGCGCGGTTATGTCACCCAGGTGACGCTGCGTCCCGGTATCTACGCGGTGAAGATGCCGCTACGCCCGGCGATGATCTTCGTGCCCCACGAGGATTATTCCTATGTGGCCTGGATGCGGCAGAACAGCCAACTGCGCCTGAGCACGGGCGATGATGCCGAGATCGCTTTCGATGGCCTGCCGGGGCAGGTATTCAAGGCGCGGGTGAAGATGGTGCTGCCGGTGATTGCCGAAGGCCAGTTGCAGCCCTCGGGCAACCTGATGGGCTTTACCGGTTCGCCGCCGGCCGGCCGGGTGCCGGTGGTGCTGGAAGTGATCGATCCGGCCTTCGAGCCTTACCGCGACCTGATGCCGGGCGGCTCTTATGGCCAGGCTGCGCTCTATACCGAGCATTTCCATCATGTGGCGGTGATGCGCAAGATTCTGCTGCGCATGTCGTCCTGGATGAACTACTTCTTCCCGTTCCACTAA
- a CDS encoding DUF2388 domain-containing protein, which yields MRLKPAHYLTILGLLCSPLAMATSFVVTTDTTIESIGGTSDATSSSFKDDKIILQAQDDAASFVASQGEIRGAFLEVALRHARTHYPTGEASDMQLAQAMLAR from the coding sequence ATGCGCCTTAAACCCGCACATTACCTGACCATCCTGGGCCTGCTCTGCAGCCCGCTGGCCATGGCCACCAGCTTCGTGGTCACTACCGACACCACGATCGAGTCGATTGGTGGCACCAGCGATGCCACGTCCTCGTCGTTCAAGGATGACAAGATCATCCTGCAGGCACAGGACGACGCCGCCAGTTTCGTCGCCAGCCAGGGCGAAATACGCGGCGCCTTCCTCGAAGTCGCCCTCCGCCATGCCCGCACGCACTACCCCACTGGCGAAGCCAGCGACATGCAACTGGCGCAGGCCATGCTGGCGCGCTGA
- a CDS encoding DUF3313 domain-containing protein: MTKCLATSLLTASLLLSGCASTLVEPAQYSGFLQDYNRLSEQTSPSGVKVARWVDPNLDISRYTQVYIEPSQFHPRPQPNSRIPQATLNDVTRYYDQALRRELGKVISIADAPTSSALIIRPAITAVSAETEGLQPYEVIPIALVLAAATTAAGQRDQTVEIATEASFVDGGSSKVVAEVVRKGAGTSLENSKQVLSASDVKPVIDGWATDMRLSLEQLRAKQ, translated from the coding sequence ATGACCAAGTGCCTTGCTACATCCCTGCTGACCGCCAGCCTGCTGCTTTCCGGCTGCGCCAGCACGCTGGTGGAGCCCGCCCAGTACTCGGGCTTTCTGCAGGACTACAACCGCCTGAGCGAGCAGACCAGCCCGAGTGGGGTCAAGGTGGCGCGCTGGGTCGATCCGAATCTGGACATCAGTCGCTATACCCAGGTGTATATCGAGCCCAGCCAGTTCCATCCGCGCCCGCAGCCCAACTCGCGCATCCCGCAGGCCACCCTGAACGACGTCACCCGCTACTACGACCAGGCCCTGAGGCGCGAACTGGGCAAGGTAATTAGCATCGCCGACGCGCCAACCAGCTCGGCCTTGATCATTCGCCCGGCCATCACCGCCGTGTCGGCGGAAACCGAAGGCCTGCAACCCTATGAAGTGATCCCGATTGCCCTGGTACTGGCTGCCGCGACCACCGCCGCTGGCCAGCGCGACCAGACAGTGGAAATCGCCACCGAAGCTTCCTTCGTCGACGGTGGCAGCAGCAAGGTGGTCGCCGAAGTAGTACGCAAGGGCGCAGGCACCAGCCTGGAAAACAGCAAACAGGTGCTCAGCGCCAGCGATGTGAAGCCGGTCATTGATGGCTGGGCCACCGACATGCGCCTGTCTCTCGAACAACTGCGCGCCAAGCAGTGA